A region of the Aphelocoma coerulescens isolate FSJ_1873_10779 chromosome 7, UR_Acoe_1.0, whole genome shotgun sequence genome:
TGGCAAGGCTGTATGCCTTCAGAGCAGTGCTGTTCTCTACAAAAGGCAAGGAACCACTGAAATGAACCATCTTTCCACAATGCACTGGGGGAAAAGTACCCCTGCCACTCACAGAAgtcaaaaaaagataatttcttCTGTGACAATAAGCAGGTGGCAAACAGCAGTATTCCATATCACTTACCAGAACATCATTCATGTAAGAGTCTATTAGCACAAACATCCCATTTCTAGATATGTATTAATTTTATCTTGACAGTAGTCCCATTGATTTCAATATAACTACTTCAGCTGCAAGATCCTTTGTAATATGGATGGAAGCCAGCACAAGTCACCCAGGTAACAAACTATACAAGTGCTCTGATTTATAATATAGGAATCTtacaaataaaacttttttcctCATGCTGGTATCAATGCTAGAACATTTGCTgtaaacagagaaataaattgTACAGAAGGATTCAAAGAAAACTCCCTCCCTTTCAAACTTACTCTGAGAATCTTCTGAAAGTGTATCACTGTAAGATTCTGTATCTGAGTATGTTCTTCTGCGCCGCTGAGAAAATCGGTGAAGAGATGAACCTGGTTCTTTTACAGAGTGATTAATCCTACAAAGGAAATTAGATCTATTAGTAAGCAAAAACTGTAACAACCTACACAGATTTTATATACTTTAAATATGAAATAACTTTGGTGCTTAGATTAAATTGTGAGTATCAATGCTTTTTACTACAATAAACTAAAAACAGCACAGGCAACAATCATAATTTTACAATTGCAAAGCCTGAAagtggaaataaaaatgaagaaaataatctgaGAATCTGAAATACTGACTGAAAAAGAATGTTAGCATTTCAAGCTCTAATTTCATTAACTTGTCAAAACAAGCCATTTGCATAAAGCTTCTAGCATGACAAAATTTTGGTACTGTATTAAAAACAGCAGCTGCCACCGATAGGTGGTAATCTGCACCTTTGGTTTTCAAAATTAGACCAAtttatgatttttaatttttttccccaagcaaACAATTCTTCTCACATTTTGATTTTAATGCTACCAAGCTCAGGGAGGTCTTTTGAGACACAAGAAAAAAGCTTAATGAAATAGAAAATTACCTTTCTGAATAGCAAGGACCAGGGTGGCTAATGGAACGCTTcatctaggggaaaaaaattccaaagaaCACAAACAACACCAAAAATGTCACAAGCTACTTAGCAGAACGATATGCATATCTACATTATTTGTTACTTTATTAACagtctttacaaagaaaaatggaattttttttttataaaaaagcaACCCCTCAgttaaaaatctgatttaacTACATGAAAACAGATGGATTGCCATCAATATTAAAAGTTGCAGAACATTCACACAGGAAATAGTTTACTACAAAAAGATGTTACCTCCTATGTATGGAATTCCCTCTTTCACTAAAGTTCCTCACAGAGCTATTGTTAGTTGCTATGATCTACAGAAACATCAAGATATTTTTCCTTTACCAAATGGAAGTTTAAATTCCTCATTACAAAATAAAGTCAAATTCTGTCTCTTGATTCCTTGTGGTTTCTCTGCTATCACTGTCAAATCTCTATGCATATCAAAGAAAGTGATTATTTTAAATCATAATGATCAGCTTTTTAAGTAAAGTGATTGAAGATAAAGAGATGAAAGATGCAAAAAATTCCACAATACAGCTCATCTTGGAATACATACACAGAACTGAGAAAGCATTTGATTCCCATACACTGTCCTTCCAAGGGAATTAATCAAGAGTGAATAGTTATGTAAGTAATATCTTTATCATTATATATCTTTTTGTTAAATAAGGCAATGATATGTTAAGACAATCATCTTCAATTACATACACTCAAATAGCTATCTTGCTGAAGTGCTTCAAGTCACAAAGCACTTAAGCAGGAGGTGAAGTTATGTAATTTTTCTGATTAGTGTAGAGTCAGCActctaaaaaaaccaaacagttcAGATGAGGAAAAGCTAAACCTCATTCATTTATGAGATACCTCATTACAGGGCCTGGACACATATGGTAAATTACTCTGATGATGTAAAGGCTAGCAAAGACTGGGAATGGAAAATTGATTTATATTTGGGACCAGTACTGATTTATAAGATAGTCAAGATTTCAACATCATAGCACATAGCAATAGCATAGCATTCTGCCACTCCTCCCCCCAATCAAACCACCAATATGACACTTAAAAAAGATAATATTTCAAAATGTCTAAACCATTTGAATAGGTGATGGTGACACAGGAGAAACCAAGGGATCGGGGTGAGGCAGCTGGAACATTTCTGGCTTAAACTTGGCATTAGCGATCTTCACACATTCTTCAAGTGTTGTGATAAATGTATTACATGTGGCACTAAGTAAGGAAGAGGCTTCATTCATgttctgaaaataaatgaaagcacAAGcataagcaagaaaaaaaattaaaatatgcaaatacAACTCTCCCCCACCACCTCTCCCAGACACACTAATTTCCCTCATTACCACTAAGAATTTACATTTCCCATTTTATTTAATCAAATGTACACCTTACCATAAGGCCaatttaagaaaacaaatgtgTCAGCATTGTAGCTTCTTTCTAACACCTCAGTTTCTTTAGGGTACCAGCCAACAATGCCTTACTGCAAAGCTTGTCTCAGAGTGACTAACTGGTATCAGAAGATCATTCAGTGAAACAAATTAATTGCAGCAGGAGGTGTGAACAGTTTTATCACTCCAGAGCAAGGAGCTGCAGGTCCGTTTCACCTCCCTAAACTGAAACTTGCTCTGTTGTGACTAAACATCAACCCCCTGGCTTTGCACTAAATGAACCAACAACATTGTCCACAAGCTGCTCAAGAGTGCAAAGAATGAAGTCATTTATAATTTCCAATACTTTCATTCAAAAGCAGGAATACATTCTAGCATTGTACTTGTGCACACTCAGAGATAGATATCCACACTGCATGTTCCCAAGGCCTGGAACACTAGCTTTCACTGATAAAAAAATTGAATACTGTCCTACACGAGGAAGTAAGAATGGACAAACAAGATTGTTTCAACTACTTAAACAGAGAtgcaaaacaagacaaaatatTGTATTGTTCATACGACAGCTCTTCTGGCCTTTCAACCAAAGGGCTCAGAAACACAATTGCTTCCTAACACCTGGCACAATTACAGGTAAACCATCCAGGTACTTTACACACAGAAAATGACTATTAATATGTCTACACACACGCATTCAAAAATTGCCATTAGGTTAAGTCTCCCAACACTGGGGAGATGAATAAGGTTTAAGACATCAACAGTAACTTGAGGTGTATTATATAGTGGAATGAAAAGAAATTCTAGAATTCTGCACCTCAATGCTGGGAGGAGAGCGAGTCTCATCATGGTGAACAAATTCTTGTATTGTATGAACTTGCTGCATTAAAAGATCACAGTAGAGACGAAGTTCAGACATTTTGGTTTTAAGAGATTCATTGGTCTCACTTATTTCTATGAAAAAACATGGAAATATAAATTTATTGTATACAATGTACATACACATTGTCATTTTTAAGCACTTTTCATTTAAGTATCAATTTAAAAATCCACTTAAATTTCCACTTAATTTTGAGGAAAAGTGGCTTCTGCAATGAATCAAGAATTATACTTGAAGCAGACAATACTTTTGGATAACTGAAGCTGATTTAATTACTATTATGAAAAAGGCATATtaccaagaaaaataaagttgaaAGCTTTCTAAGCTACAATGTAATGTAGAAAAAATTATTGGATAAAATTTATGCTGACCAGAGTCGCTGCAAACAGTTACATTAAGCCACCCAAGAAAAATTAcggaaaaagaaaatagttaCTATAAAGAGTTACTAAAACAGCAGAAACTAAATGGCTTCACAACAGCTACAAACAATGTTTGTTCTTGTGACAACAATACCTTGCTGGTATTTCAGCTTCTTAAGATAAAAGAGGTCAATGGAGATGACTTCTAACTCTAACACTGAGGGGGAATTTATCATAGAGATGACTAGAAATAATTACAATTTATATTAAAAGACAATAATACTGACTTTGTACCACAATACTTATGTATTGTGATACATTATGATGATTATCCAAAAAAGTGATAAACTCTAGGTAACACacatacctttttctttttttgttctggTATCTGCTAAACAGGCTTTTGCACTTCCCAGTGCTACCAGCCATCTTTGCCTTTCAGCTGCATTAACTGCTTTCATGTAGAAATGCTGCTCCCCTGGGATGATTAGCTCCATTCTCGTGTTGTCTGTTGCATGAACTTGtgatagaaggaaaaaaaaatagaaataataataacCTCAATTCAGTAACAATCATTTATTAAATACTGCtcaaagtgttttaaaatgcttATGTAATCCCACAGTAATACAGTAAATCACAATGCACCACTGCTGAGTAAGGAAAAGCCCAAAGCTGCTCAACCTTTCGCTCCCTTTCCTTCACCAAAAGAACAAGATAACAAGCAAAATCAACTGGAATtggcaaaaaaaatttaaaaagtgatcCTCTCCACTTTACATCACTGGTTCCATCTACACTAAAGAAAcactaacaaaaaaaagtaatataCAGTGTGTTCTAAATCTCAAAACAGAACTCTGTTCATTATTATTTGTGAACTATAAAGCTGACACACTGGACTACAGCtaaacaaaaacagaggaagaaaaacttGTGATGCAAACATGTATGATTGGTGATCTTTTCTATTTCCATGACAGCTAAAATTTCCTCAAGCAGAAATGTATTAATTCTTACCTTTTATTTCACACACAGCCATCTTTatacttcctttgctgcctTTGCAAACATCATCTTGGGAATCATAGTATGACAATATCCCATTGTCTAGAACAAACCACCGAGGCTGCCAACCTAGAGAGATcaaaaaagtgaaagagaaaatttaGTCTAATTCCTAAATTGTAAATCAAGTTCATCTCTTTGGCTGTTAAAACCTTAATAAAGAGGCAAACATTAAATTATTCTTGTAACACACCAGGAAGTAAACAATCTGTGCAGTCTGAAGACCAGAGCCACTCTATAACCAGACTAGTGTTATAGGGATATTCCACTCCcatttttttggggtacaaGAAAAGCACTACTTCTGTCTTCCATTCTAGagaaatattaaattttaatttagccACCATGGAATCCTGTTTTGAAGACTTTTAAATTACATACCTCTGAAAAACCACTTTcattcaaatttatttttcaggcaGATTTTTCTAAGATTGTAGGAACTTACTTGTAAGATACAAATAAATGACTGATGTCACCATCTGCTATGCTATGTTCTCCTTTACCTACTCTATTTCAGTGAAAACTTTGTATTTCACATTTAagtattgacactttctccatTTCTACAAATCAGATAGCACTAAAATATCCCAGTAGAGCATAACAATTACTCTGGCCCATTATAATCTGGGTCAGCTGTACAATAGGAGCAGATTATCCCTCTATTTTACAACTCAGCACCAAACTTTAACTCCTGCTTGGTTTAGGGTTTGGAACGGCAAAAACTGTGTGGCCAAGCCCTCTACGTGTTTGGCGATATGACAGCGTGGCCCAGGGTGCTTTCCAATTGCCATGCCAACAGAGCAAGCTGAAGCCATCCAGCAGCAGTGTATTTTAACACAGGAAGCTAAATCAGGTACAGACTCTGTAATCTGCTACAGGCTTCATATTATTCACATTCATAGCACTATAGAATCatttaaggttggaaaagatttccaagatcattgagtccaacctttaaCCAGTCACCACCTTGTCAGCTAGATCAGAGCACTAAGGCCCATATCCATTTGTTTCttcaacacctccagggatggtgcccatcacctccctgggcagcctgttccaatgcaaccctttccatgaagaatttCCTCCTGATGCCCAAACTGAACCTCCCATGGTGCAGCTTGGAAGCTGTTTCCTCTCATTCTGTCAATTGTtaactgggagaagaggctgagccTGACCTAGCTCCAACTTTCtatcagggagttgtggagtgATAAGGttacccctgagcctcctctcctccaggctgaggcCCCTCAGCTCGCACAGCTGGTCCTGGTATGACTCAGTCTCTAGACCCTTCAGCTCCGCTGCCCTTCTGTGAACACTCTCCAGCACCAGAGTCATTACAAGTTGTAACACTAATTCAAGAAGAGTAAGACCAGGCTGCATTAAATCGGGTTACCACTCCatgacaaagaaataaaaacatgtaactgttggttttttgttgcttACTCGCTGTAACAGTAAGCATACATGTCTTTTTAAATGCAGAGTGGTAACTAAAAAGCAGATCCACACTCAAAAGCAGAATGATAAAAGGTACAAACACTGAAGGACAAGAATTCACACAGGAAATGCTTCAGTGTCAGCACTAATACTCAAAGAATATGCAAAGACTCTGTCCTGTAAAACGCAACTCAAAAATGCACGGatctttttttctgctacaGTCTGTTGCAAGACATGAACTCTATGCTGCCCTTATCTCCTAAGTCAATGCCTGCCCTATTCtgctaaatattcaaaacaGTCTTATTCTGCTAAAAAGGGAACCTACAGGAATGATTATTCCATCCTCACattatggaaaaaaacagaagcaaaggaCTTAAAAGGCCACGTGCCTCACAGAAGCCAGCCAAAGAACAAAAACACCTCTTGTAATTTGAAACTGGGCAGTGCTCTACATTTGAGAAAATAGTTAACAAATTTGTACTTTACAAATTCTTAtttgaggagggaaaaaaaaccagctgtATTTCTGGCTTGTTCTTAATGAAGGAAGAAACTAAATATTTTCCACAATGCTTCAGCAACAATAACAAGCTCCTTTGCTGCTTGGTGTCTACCATTAATGACAAGTACTACAGCCTATTTTCAGCCACAAAAACAAATACTATACAGATAGTAAAGTAACAAGGCAGATGGTAATAAAATTCAAACATTTCACTAATATGATTagattacttaaaaaaaaaaaaatgctgccctCCTACATTCTGGAAATTGTAGGCAATCCCTGACACACTGATTTTGAAATGCAGGAGCAAATGCTCTCTGTTGGCCAGCACAAACCTAAGGAAGGGTCCTGAAGTTTGCTGGTTTAGAGTACTATTGGCTTTCAGCAGAAGTTAGCTGCATGCTGATAGAACACTCTATTGTGTGTACAGCATTCATAGCTACTGTTGAGTATTTGCTTATTAAATAACAGACTTAAAAGGGGAGAAAACACCACAAGAGTTCATTGCCTGTATCCATTTATCTTTTGCTACAGCAACGTTTTCAGTCATGTAAGTCAAAGTGACAATTTTCAttgttttgaaaacaaacttGTGCTCATTCTTTCTCTCCTAACAACAACTTGTCCTCTATGTGTTTTCTCTATAGTTATGGTGAAGAAGTGACAAAGACATCAAATATCTATTTAATTACAGCACAACTGCTACCTTTTACCAGAAGGCCCATATCTGTGGACACATAATTGCTCTGAAAAATGCA
Encoded here:
- the PLEKHA3 gene encoding pleckstrin homology domain-containing family A member 3 produces the protein MEGVLYKWTNYLAGWQPRWFVLDNGILSYYDSQDDVCKGSKGSIKMAVCEIKVHATDNTRMELIIPGEQHFYMKAVNAAERQRWLVALGSAKACLADTRTKKEKEISETNESLKTKMSELRLYCDLLMQQVHTIQEFVHHDETRSPPSIENMNEASSLLSATCNTFITTLEECVKIANAKFKPEMFQLPHPDPLVSPVSPSPIQMMKRSISHPGPCYSERINHSVKEPGSSLHRFSQRRRRTYSDTESYSDTLSEDSQRTAHCSRSAVNGDLVSSTIPEENKSVSKERSELEETLSSFSS